The following are from one region of the Bacteroidales bacterium genome:
- a CDS encoding DUF3467 domain-containing protein — MSDNKPKNQINIELGEDQAEGTYANLAMISHSHSEFIIDFIKMMPGMPKAKVKSRVILTPQHAKRLLRALKENVGKYESMYGNIETPEGSDGLPPFHLGGPTAQA, encoded by the coding sequence ATGTCAGATAACAAACCGAAGAACCAGATCAATATTGAGCTGGGAGAAGATCAGGCCGAGGGTACTTACGCGAATCTCGCCATGATCTCGCATTCTCATTCTGAGTTCATCATTGATTTTATAAAGATGATGCCTGGAATGCCCAAAGCCAAAGTTAAATCCAGGGTGATCCTGACGCCACAACATGCCAAACGCCTGTTACGTGCCTTGAAAGAGAACGTCGGCAAGTATGAAAGCATGTATGGCAATATTGAAACACCGGAAGGATCGGATGGGCTTCCGCCTTTCCACCTTGGAGGCCCCACGGCTCAA